In Pseudomonadota bacterium, the sequence CCTGAATATCCTTGGGTGAAGGCTTCATAATTACCTGGAACTGATAATAATGCTGAAGACGGTTTGGATTCTCGCCGTACCGTCCGTCTGTAGGTCTTCTTGAAGGCTGGACATATGCAGTATTCCATGGCTCAGGGCCAAGAGACCTCAAAAACGTAGTAGGATGAAACGTGCCTGCGCCAACTTCCATATCGTAAGGCTGCTGGACTATACATCCTTTTGCAGCCCAGAATCTCTGTAGTTCAAATATAAGGTCTTGAAAATACATATCATTCTCTCCTGTTTCTGTATAACATAAAATACATGCTTTTTGCCATTAATTTTCGTGCTATACCCTTAGTAGACGGCCTTTCTCAGTTTCTCCGCTTTCTCGACGATATGGATTTTTTCTCAAAATTCTCCTTAAACCCGTATTTATCGAGAAGAACCTCCCACAGAGGATCATTGGTAACATTTAAAATAGCTGAGTTGATGGGTTTGCGCAACGGGCTGCCTGTCGGCATGCCGAAGGCAAACTGAAATCTCTTTAAATTTGTTGAATACAGGGTAAATTTACCCGGATAATCTCTATCTATAATGTAGTGCAATGTTATCTCGTCAAACAAAAATCCCTCAATTTTTTTATCTAATAAGGCATTTATCACATCTTTTTCATTATCAAAAAGCGTGCATTTCCCTCCCATTTTTTGTATAAGACTCGCTGAAGTACCTCCCGTTATTGCACCTAATTTCAGTTTTCGAAGGCTGTGCGTATCAACCATTGAAGATGTAAGTTCATCCAGGGTCAACGAAGAAGCAAGCGAAGCAATAAAGGCGCTTATGATAACAGCGCATACAAACATCCACAAGAGGGCGAGTATCCTCCCCGACAGGGATTTTATATTGATACCCAGACACACACCGGAAGCCATCGTTGCCCCTACCCAGTAAATCCCTGCGCAGACACCCTTCAAAAAACCGCCGCCGAAGTGTTCTGGATTATTTTTACGTTCAACAAGCCAGAACAAAAAGCCGATAACGACAAGGACAATGAGCAGTATTACAATAGCCTTCATAATCCCCCAGGAGAAGAAGACACGGATTGCCGACCACAATGGATGATCAATGGCATGGGGAAGCGTGATCACTGCCATGCGGGAACTCCCTATGGGCACCGTAAAATCGAAGAGTTTTTCACGCTCAGCGGTGACAAATAACCCGACAATCGTCAGATCGATCTTGCCTCCATAGAGGGATGCGGTTATTTCTTTAAGCGTCATTTCTTTGAGTTCGTAATCAAACCTGAGTTCGTGCGCAATATGAGCCAGGATATCAACATTCAGGCCGGTCCATTTCCCATCTTCGTTCTTCATCGTATAGGGAGGATCATCCATGACACCGACAATCAGTTTCTTACTTGTTAAACGGGGCTCAATGTTCGGTTGCTGCGCTGCGGCAATATTGACATACACGATACATATCAATACAAAAAGGAGAACTGGTTTTTTCATGAACCCGCCTTACTTGAGCACAAAGTTTTTCAGCAGTCTGTACGATCTGAACTCTACATCGAGGTGGTAGGACATGAAACCTTCCATGATGTCCTGAACCTCACGCTCGAAAAGCCTATAGGTTTTTGGATCTTCCTTACATAACACATCTTCCTCTTTTACCTTGAAGAACATCTCATCTATTTCTCTTCTCTGCTTGCGGAAAGACAAAACTGTTTCAATAACCCCTGCCTGGTAAGTTTTATGTGGCAGCGAAGGTGAACATGAAGCACAGAGGATGCCGCCTCTCTGGCTGGAAAAATATACCTTGTCTTCCTCGTCCATCTTATTACCGCAATATACACATGTGGCAAAATTGGGCATAAATCCGAGAGTTTCCAATATTTTAAGGTGGTAGTAGAGAATTTCCCTGTAGGCTAACTCGGTTCGTTTTACCTGTTGAAGCACCTCTTTGAGGATTTGGAAAAGCTCATCGTGCCTTTCCCTTTCCTTTGTCAGCCTGTCAACTAATTCAGTAAAAAAACCTGCCGTACACGCCTTTTTCAGGCTTGTTTCTATTCCGCAATTCGTCTCCACAATATCGGCGTTCTCCACCCGCACCATACCCTTCCCGGGTTTTTCAAAATACTCCACATTGATGTGGTTAAAGGGTTCGAGGGTATTCATGAATCGCTTCTGGCTTTTGTTTCCCCCCTTGGCAATAGCGGCAATTTTACCCGATTTTAATGTGAAGAGCCTTATGATTTTATCCGATTCCCCGTATGCCCTCTTAAAGAGCACTATCGCCTCATCCTTGTGCAGTGGCATCTCTCTATAACCTTTCCCCGTTACCTCTCTATTATTTCCTTCCCCGCTTCGGGTTTGAAGGTAAATCTTGAATCGTCTATGGAACGGTTGGGTTTGATGGAGAAAAATTCAATAGTGTTTACGTTGCCGGTAAATTCATGGATTTGGATTTTTTTAACCAGGTTTTGATTGTCAATCCATACCCTTGCTGATTTTACCGTGGTGTCCTTTTTTGGCAGAAGCTCCAGGATTTCGAGGTTACCTGCCCTGCTGTGTTCTTTGAGGGTAAAGATATCGTCAAGCTTTGCAATATCTTCAATCAAGTCGAGAAAGGTGCCGCTTGTCTTTTCCTTGTTCACCCTGTCTTTGATGATAAACGACTTCTCTTCTTCTCCCTGCCATATAAACCGTCCATCATAGAGGAAATATTTGACCTTCGGTGTTTTGTAACGCCAAAGAAAGCCTCTCTGCCTTTTATAGTAGAACTCGCCGTCAAACTCCCTTTCCTTCTTGAGGCTTGAAATGAATATTATCTGATGGAAACGGGCCTCCAAGGTGTTAATTTGGGAGTAGGACTTTTTGAGTGAATCAAAAGGAGAGTTTTCGGCGCTGAGAGCTGAAAGCTGAGAGCTGAAAGCTGAGAACAAAACAACAAAAAGAGCGATTTTCATGAAAAAAACGGTTTTTCCACGGTTATGCAATCTGTATCTGTTAGCGCCGTTTCGCCGTTTCGCCGTTTCGCCGTTTCGGCTTTTATCCGGCATCCCCTTGAACCCCTGACCCCTCGAATCCTCGAACCCTCTTTTAACCATGCTCTCTACTCATCTTTTCACCGCCCATAGTCTATTATCCCGTGCCTGTCTTTCGTTTTCACTGTCTTTTTAGCACCTCTCTTGGCTTTACCCCATCCGATGGCCCCACAACGCCTTCCCGCTCCATCCTCTCGACAATCCGGGCCGCCCTGTTGTACCCTACCCTGAACCTTCTCTGCACCATACTTATGGAGGCTTCGCCTTTATCAAGGACAAACTCGACTGCCTCCCTGTATTTTTCATCGTCCATTTCCTCTTCACCATTCGATTCATCATCACGTTCTTCCAGGATTTCCGTCTGATATGACGGTGTTCCCTGACCCTTCAGGAATTCCACGATCCTCTTTATCTCACCTTCAGAGACAAAGGGTCCGTGAAGTCTCTGAAGCCTGCTGATCCCCGGACTTAAGAACAACATATCTCCGTGCCCGAGAAGGCTCTCCGCGCCATTCGTATCGAGGATAGTCCTTGAGTCCACTTTTGAAAAGACCTTGCAGGATATGCGTGCAGGGAAGTTCGCCTTTATGATACCGGTCAATACGTCAACAGACGGCCTCTGTGTGGCAAGAATCAAATGGATTCCGGATGCCCGCGCCATTTGAGCAAGTCGTGCGATGTATTCCTCCACATCTTTCGTGGAGGTCATCATAAGGTCTGCAAGTTCGTCAATGACCACTACGATGTAGGGTATGGGATCCTGTTCCTGTTTAACCATCTTCTGGTTATATTTATCGATGCTTCTGACGCCCAATTCGGACATCATTGTATAACGCCTCTCCATCTCGTCAACGAGCCAGCGAAGTGATGTTTTCGCATTTTTCGAGTTTGTTACTACAGGGAGAAGGAGGTGTGGAATACCGTCATAAAAGGAAAGCTCCAGCATCTTTAAGTCTATCATTAAAAATTTTACATTAATGGGGGTTGCCTTAAAAAGGATGCTGCATATCATGCTGTTCAGCGATACGCTCTTCCCTGACCCTGTAGAACCGGCAACGAGCAGGTGGGGCATCTTCGCCAGCTCTGCCACGAATGGCTCACCCGATATGGTTTTCCCCACAGCAAGAGACAGGTAAGAATTGGATGAATCAAAGGCTTGAGATTCTATTATTTCCCTGAAATACACCGTCTGTCTTGTCTTGTTAGGCACTTCTATGCCTACAACTGATTTTCCAGGAATAGGGGCGATAATACGAATGGATACGGCGCTAAGGGCCATAGCAAGGTCATCTTCAAGGTTCGCTATCCTGCTCACCTTTATACCTGGTGCCGGTTCAAACTCATACATGGTAATGACAGGTCCGGGACTTACCTCAGAGACCTTGCCATCAATCCCATAGTCTTTCAATTTCTTCTCAAGGATACTTGCATTGGCCTGAATGCTCTCCTTATCCACTTTCAATTCTCTCTTCTCTATGGGGTCCAGCAGTGAAACAGGCGGAAGCTTATACGGACCCATATCTTTTAAAAATTCAAAGGAATCCTGGACAGGCTTTTTCTCTACGGTTTTTAATGGCTCTTCCTTTTTTTCCTCCGTGACTTTTATCTCTTTTCTCCGTTCAACGGATTTTTTCCTCTTAATGCCTTTTTCAATAATGGAGAGGATTGGCGCCTGGATGATGAGAAAGAGGGAAATGAGGAAAAGGATAACGGCAATAAGATAACTTCCAAAATAGCTGAAGAGGCCCACAAGGGCTCGCTGGAGCAATACCCCGAGCATGCCTGCAAATGGCATTGACATACCCTTTACATGAATGTTCCCTACCATAAGTTGCAAAAGAACAACCAGCGACAGAAAAAGGAGCACCAGGCCTGATGCCAATACAAGAGGGTTAGGCGGGTCTTTTTTCCGGATGTAAAATACTGAAAAGAGAAGGGCATAGGCAGGCAAAAGATAGCTTACCATGCCGAAAAACTGGATAAGAACATCAGCGATGTATGAACCAACCTTACCGCAAAGGTTTTTTGCAGGCCCCGAGGCAACGGTGCTTAATGACACATCAAGGGGATTATATGAAAGCAGAGCCACGAAGAGGAATAAAAAAACGCCTGCGAGCCCAATCCCGAACATCTCTTTTTTCAATTCACCGGACATATGCCTCTCATAAATAGTGAATAGTGAATTTCACCTTGTCTCTATAAGCCTTTCAATCTCCGCTCTTACTGCATTCATCACTTCTGTCTTCGCCGACCGCCCCTTATCTACTATATGTATCGCCTCACCTATGTTTATGTATATTACCCCTTTTTCTTTGGGAATGAAACTACCTTTTGGCTGAAGCCTGCTTGTTCCGTATATCCCCACCGGTACTATAGGTACACCGGCGCGAAGCGCAAGAGAAAACACTCCTTTTTTAAAAGGCAGTAAAGTGCCGTCCTTACTCCTCGTTCCTTCCGGAAATATGATAATATTTGTTCCTTCCCTGATTTTACGGGCAGCAGCTTCAATGGCCTTCAACGCCTCCCTTGGGTTTTCTCTGTCAAGGCTTATATCCCCCGCGATCTTCATGACCCATCCAATAAAAGGTATGAAAAAAAGCTGCCTTTTGGCGATCCATTTGAAAGGCAGGGGAAGTGACGAAAGGAGCGCATAAATATCGAGTGCGCTTTGGTGGTTACACATGATTATATATGGCGGTTTCTTTATGTTATCAAGACCTTTTAAAGATACATGTATGCCGCAAACCTTCAAATGAAGGCCTGCCCATAATCGCCTGATCCTGTGGATTTTCTCGCCCCTCCTGTCAACGAGAGAGACAATAATGAAAACAGTAGACAAAACTATAGTGCTAACTATAAGACTTATAAATGACAGTATTTTTCTCAACCTCTCACTTTCTTGCCTTCATACCTTCTATCTTCTATCTTTTTCCAGCGTATCAATAATTTTCTCCACATCCTGCTTAATCTTTACGTCAATATCATATGGTGACACACCTAACCTGTCCGCCTCCATGATCTTTTCGTTGTATCCCATAAAACCCAATAGAGGTAAACCATCCAGGTTTTCTTTTACCATGGCTTCGTCCTTCTCGCCCATCACCTTATTCCCGACCACATATACACTTTTTATGCCAAGGTCCAAGGCAAGCCTCTTCACCTGATAAGCCGTCTGAAAGCTCCTCAAGCCCGGCTCTACAACGACGATAAAAGCATCTATGCAGGCCGTGGACCCTCTGCCCAGATGTTCAAGGCCGGCCTCCATATCTACGATCACATGTTCATCCCTCTCGATAAAAATATAAGAGAGGAGGCTCTTCAGCAGTACATTCTCCGCGCAGAAACAACCTCCACCGCCCTGAGAGATGTTCCCCAGGATTACCAGCTTAACATCACCCTTTTGAATGGAAAACCTTTCCGGTATATCGTCTACCTTGGGATTCAATTTAAAGAATGAGCCGTACTGGCCTTTTTTTGCCCCTGTCCGTTCCTCAATAAATTCTTCCATTTGCGCAAGGGGCTGAACCCGCTTTAATTCTTCCTCTGTAAAACCGATGGCGCTTGCGAGATTAGAATCGGGGTCTGCGTCTATTGCAAGGACCCTGTATCCCCTTTCATCGAAAATTCTTGCCATCACCCCTGCAAGCGTGGTCTTTCCAACCCCGCCTTTTCCTGATATCGCAATCTTCATATCAATTCCTTTTTGTCAACCCCGGCAGGGACATCATGTTTCACTTCCGGAGAAACAAGCGCCTGAAGGAGTTCCCTCTCCTCTGTCGTAGCCAGTAAAATAAAACTCATCTCCTTCTCAATATGTATGTTTGGATCCGGATTATAAATCCAGTCCCCGTTTTCCTTTCGAACCGCAATAAGCAGAATATTACCGATGCCCCTGAAGT encodes:
- a CDS encoding carbon monoxide dehydrogenase accessory protein CooC, which produces MKIAISGKGGVGKTTLAGVMARIFDERGYRVLAIDADPDSNLASAIGFTEEELKRVQPLAQMEEFIEERTGAKKGQYGSFFKLNPKVDDIPERFSIQKGDVKLVILGNISQGGGGCFCAENVLLKSLLSYIFIERDEHVIVDMEAGLEHLGRGSTACIDAFIVVVEPGLRSFQTAYQVKRLALDLGIKSVYVVGNKVMGEKDEAMVKENLDGLPLLGFMGYNEKIMEADRLGVSPYDIDVKIKQDVEKIIDTLEKDRR
- a CDS encoding lysophospholipid acyltransferase family protein, with the protein product MRKILSFISLIVSTIVLSTVFIIVSLVDRRGEKIHRIRRLWAGLHLKVCGIHVSLKGLDNIKKPPYIIMCNHQSALDIYALLSSLPLPFKWIAKRQLFFIPFIGWVMKIAGDISLDRENPREALKAIEAAARKIREGTNIIIFPEGTRSKDGTLLPFKKGVFSLALRAGVPIVPVGIYGTSRLQPKGSFIPKEKGVIYINIGEAIHIVDKGRSAKTEVMNAVRAEIERLIETR
- a CDS encoding outer membrane lipoprotein carrier protein LolA gives rise to the protein MVKRGFEDSRGQGFKGMPDKSRNGETAKRRNGANRYRLHNRGKTVFFMKIALFVVLFSAFSSQLSALSAENSPFDSLKKSYSQINTLEARFHQIIFISSLKKEREFDGEFYYKRQRGFLWRYKTPKVKYFLYDGRFIWQGEEEKSFIIKDRVNKEKTSGTFLDLIEDIAKLDDIFTLKEHSRAGNLEILELLPKKDTTVKSARVWIDNQNLVKKIQIHEFTGNVNTIEFFSIKPNRSIDDSRFTFKPEAGKEIIER
- a CDS encoding transporter substrate-binding domain-containing protein, with product MKKPVLLFVLICIVYVNIAAAQQPNIEPRLTSKKLIVGVMDDPPYTMKNEDGKWTGLNVDILAHIAHELRFDYELKEMTLKEITASLYGGKIDLTIVGLFVTAEREKLFDFTVPIGSSRMAVITLPHAIDHPLWSAIRVFFSWGIMKAIVILLIVLVVIGFLFWLVERKNNPEHFGGGFLKGVCAGIYWVGATMASGVCLGINIKSLSGRILALLWMFVCAVIISAFIASLASSLTLDELTSSMVDTHSLRKLKLGAITGGTSASLIQKMGGKCTLFDNEKDVINALLDKKIEGFLFDEITLHYIIDRDYPGKFTLYSTNLKRFQFAFGMPTGSPLRKPINSAILNVTNDPLWEVLLDKYGFKENFEKKSISSRKRRN
- the recO gene encoding DNA repair protein RecO, which produces MPLHKDEAIVLFKRAYGESDKIIRLFTLKSGKIAAIAKGGNKSQKRFMNTLEPFNHINVEYFEKPGKGMVRVENADIVETNCGIETSLKKACTAGFFTELVDRLTKERERHDELFQILKEVLQQVKRTELAYREILYYHLKILETLGFMPNFATCVYCGNKMDEEDKVYFSSQRGGILCASCSPSLPHKTYQAGVIETVLSFRKQRREIDEMFFKVKEEDVLCKEDPKTYRLFEREVQDIMEGFMSYHLDVEFRSYRLLKNFVLK
- a CDS encoding DNA translocase FtsK 4TM domain-containing protein — encoded protein: MSGELKKEMFGIGLAGVFLFLFVALLSYNPLDVSLSTVASGPAKNLCGKVGSYIADVLIQFFGMVSYLLPAYALLFSVFYIRKKDPPNPLVLASGLVLLFLSLVVLLQLMVGNIHVKGMSMPFAGMLGVLLQRALVGLFSYFGSYLIAVILFLISLFLIIQAPILSIIEKGIKRKKSVERRKEIKVTEEKKEEPLKTVEKKPVQDSFEFLKDMGPYKLPPVSLLDPIEKRELKVDKESIQANASILEKKLKDYGIDGKVSEVSPGPVITMYEFEPAPGIKVSRIANLEDDLAMALSAVSIRIIAPIPGKSVVGIEVPNKTRQTVYFREIIESQAFDSSNSYLSLAVGKTISGEPFVAELAKMPHLLVAGSTGSGKSVSLNSMICSILFKATPINVKFLMIDLKMLELSFYDGIPHLLLPVVTNSKNAKTSLRWLVDEMERRYTMMSELGVRSIDKYNQKMVKQEQDPIPYIVVVIDELADLMMTSTKDVEEYIARLAQMARASGIHLILATQRPSVDVLTGIIKANFPARISCKVFSKVDSRTILDTNGAESLLGHGDMLFLSPGISRLQRLHGPFVSEGEIKRIVEFLKGQGTPSYQTEILEERDDESNGEEEMDDEKYREAVEFVLDKGEASISMVQRRFRVGYNRAARIVERMEREGVVGPSDGVKPREVLKRQ